Proteins encoded within one genomic window of Kibdelosporangium phytohabitans:
- a CDS encoding NAD(P)-dependent oxidoreductase has protein sequence MIGVGRMGLPMVARLVAAGHEVVATDIRSECRSTVEKAGARWASDASQVTRGSGVVLTVLPGSPELRELVLGSDSLVAAVDGGAVWVDLTSASFELGQECAREAGRRGVAYLDSPVGGGVPAMREGTVTLYVGGDVDVLESITPVLRAFAKTIHHLGDHGTGYLTKLLINLLWFGQATLTTEALLLAQRHGQPAHRMRDVLLGSAGDSAFVTHHLPALLAGDYLRDFGLDRCVEELESIEHSAGRAGTPHPLTSAVADVHRRALHHYGAVDGELMGPAWLEEQAGSRLRDDES, from the coding sequence GTGATCGGGGTCGGCAGAATGGGCCTACCCATGGTGGCTCGACTGGTCGCGGCCGGACATGAGGTCGTGGCGACCGACATCCGCTCTGAGTGCCGCTCCACGGTCGAGAAAGCCGGTGCGAGGTGGGCATCGGACGCGTCCCAGGTCACACGTGGCAGCGGTGTCGTTCTGACGGTGCTTCCAGGAAGCCCTGAGCTGCGGGAGCTCGTGCTCGGATCGGACTCGCTGGTGGCGGCTGTGGACGGTGGTGCGGTCTGGGTCGACCTGACGAGCGCGTCGTTCGAGTTGGGCCAAGAGTGCGCGCGCGAAGCGGGAAGGCGGGGCGTGGCCTACCTTGATTCACCTGTCGGAGGCGGGGTGCCCGCCATGCGGGAAGGCACCGTGACGCTGTATGTGGGCGGCGACGTGGACGTGCTGGAGTCGATCACCCCAGTCCTGCGGGCGTTCGCGAAGACCATTCACCATCTCGGCGATCACGGCACGGGGTACCTGACCAAGCTACTGATCAATCTCCTGTGGTTCGGCCAAGCGACGCTGACCACCGAGGCGCTGCTCTTGGCCCAACGACACGGACAGCCGGCGCATCGGATGCGTGACGTTCTGCTGGGCAGCGCGGGTGACAGCGCCTTCGTCACGCATCATCTTCCCGCCTTGCTGGCCGGTGACTACCTCCGCGACTTCGGGCTGGACCGGTGTGTCGAGGAACTGGAATCCATCGAACACAGTGCCGGCCGCGCGGGCACTCCCCATCCGCTGACGTCGGCGGTCGCCGACGTGCACCGCAGGGCCTTGCACCACTATGGCGCCGTTGACGGGGAACTGATGGGCCCCGCTTGGCTGGAAGAACAAGCAGGCTCACGATTGCGTGACGACGAGTCCTGA
- a CDS encoding GNAT family N-acetyltransferase yields MLRGDKIGLRARHETDVPVLHSELYDDVATRSEADSRPWRPIAPGSTASPFTVPDPADDAACFSVVQLADDELAGEALLWGIDPHNRAAHLGLSLRPAFRGRGLGADVVRVLCHYGIVVRGLHRLQIETLADNTAMIRAATQAGFVPEGTLRRAAWVNGAFADEVVLGLLATEWNVD; encoded by the coding sequence GTGCTCCGTGGTGACAAGATCGGGTTGCGGGCCCGACACGAAACCGATGTCCCCGTCCTGCACTCCGAGCTCTACGACGACGTCGCGACCCGGTCCGAAGCCGACTCCCGTCCATGGCGCCCTATCGCACCCGGCTCCACCGCGTCCCCGTTCACGGTTCCCGACCCGGCCGACGACGCTGCGTGCTTCTCCGTGGTGCAACTCGCGGATGACGAACTTGCCGGCGAGGCGCTGTTGTGGGGCATCGACCCGCACAACAGGGCAGCCCACCTCGGGCTCTCGCTGCGGCCGGCCTTCCGTGGCCGTGGGCTGGGCGCCGACGTCGTCCGGGTGTTGTGCCACTACGGCATCGTGGTTCGCGGCCTGCACCGACTGCAGATCGAGACCCTGGCGGACAACACGGCGATGATCCGGGCAGCCACCCAGGCGGGGTTCGTGCCCGAAGGCACCCTGCGCCGCGCGGCATGGGTGAATGGGGCCTTCGCCGATGAGGTCGTTCTCGGGTTGCTCGCCACCGAGTGGAACGTCGACTGA
- a CDS encoding cytochrome P450 produces MTGRDDPDLLANLRAPNAEHDGVFWHGDGRLMVFDADAASQANAENFADLTLPDRFVDQIRGRRSPAVSWRQVRSLWLSQMRVLSGENQLRALAGRMARILDNRRDQHVDFVWLSHEVMFRALVPAVIDGLSTSELTWLGRDAIAKLTRLDAGPGGQTRWQKWQAVVAQLHTGRVVRREICRRARGGYTRVDLTQPIVDRLLPSLGPDRALEAVTTVLTAIAGPPGAAASCLMYELATRPEWAATLMEEFAAGSVEQLYRTGTRSAPIAHQFVKEVLRMWSAPLLMTRSARVPLTVRANRLTVGQHYLVSPYLVNHDERHWSDPDTFDPNRWAAGADRRPPGGPYYVPFGWAPTACIGAGLGSVQLVLLAYLLCTRFRLELRAPDAARVALGAVPRPLDFDGWVRRPGSSGSHAP; encoded by the coding sequence ATGACCGGTCGCGATGACCCGGACCTGCTGGCGAACCTGCGTGCACCCAATGCCGAGCACGACGGGGTGTTCTGGCACGGCGACGGCCGGCTGATGGTGTTCGACGCCGACGCGGCGAGCCAGGCCAACGCCGAGAACTTCGCCGATCTGACGCTGCCGGACCGGTTTGTCGACCAGATCCGCGGCCGCCGCAGCCCGGCCGTGTCGTGGCGGCAGGTGCGTTCGCTGTGGCTGTCCCAGATGCGGGTGCTCAGCGGGGAGAACCAGCTGCGCGCACTGGCCGGCCGCATGGCGCGGATACTGGACAACCGCCGCGATCAGCACGTGGATTTCGTGTGGCTGTCACACGAGGTGATGTTCCGCGCCTTGGTCCCCGCGGTGATCGACGGACTGTCCACTTCTGAGCTGACGTGGCTCGGCCGTGACGCGATCGCGAAGCTGACCCGGCTGGACGCGGGCCCTGGTGGCCAGACCCGATGGCAGAAGTGGCAGGCCGTTGTCGCCCAGTTGCACACCGGTCGGGTTGTGCGCAGAGAGATTTGTCGCCGGGCTCGTGGCGGGTACACCCGCGTCGACCTCACGCAGCCCATTGTGGACCGGTTGCTGCCGTCGCTCGGCCCGGACCGGGCGCTGGAGGCGGTGACGACGGTCCTGACCGCGATCGCCGGGCCGCCGGGCGCGGCTGCCAGTTGCCTGATGTACGAGCTGGCCACACGCCCCGAGTGGGCAGCCACCCTGATGGAGGAGTTCGCGGCCGGTTCCGTCGAGCAGCTGTACCGGACTGGCACCAGGTCCGCGCCGATCGCGCACCAGTTCGTGAAAGAGGTTCTGCGGATGTGGTCGGCGCCGCTGCTGATGACCCGCAGCGCTCGGGTTCCCCTGACGGTCCGCGCCAACCGGCTCACAGTGGGCCAGCATTACCTGGTCAGCCCTTATCTGGTCAACCACGACGAGCGGCATTGGTCCGATCCGGACACGTTCGACCCGAACCGGTGGGCGGCTGGGGCGGACCGCCGTCCGCCTGGTGGGCCTTACTACGTGCCGTTCGGGTGGGCGCCTACCGCGTGCATCGGTGCCGGGCTGGGGAGCGTTCAGTTGGTGCTGCTGGCTTATCTGCTGTGCACCCGGTTCCGGCTGGAGTTGCGTGCGCCCGATGCCGCACGGGTCGCGCTGGGGGCTGTGCCGCGGCCTCTGGACTTCGACGGCTGGGTTCGCCGTCCCGGATCCTCTGGGAGCCATGCCCCGTAG
- a CDS encoding TetR/AcrR family transcriptional regulator has translation MSATRNRRDPGARRREITQAAAALLVEGGDFTHRRVAERAGVPLGSTTYYFADLDELRAAGLGLLADGLDEAVAEMRRQTLEADGDPEVLASLLYDYLNDTDQLRADAALQGAALQRPELRHLERRWSDNVVELLSTWTTPSNARLLAAFMDGVGIHALLHDEPLDRPTLTNAITALMRLPAAGEEKK, from the coding sequence ATGTCCGCTACCCGCAACCGGCGCGATCCGGGGGCACGCCGCCGGGAGATCACCCAGGCGGCGGCTGCCCTGTTGGTCGAGGGCGGTGACTTCACCCATCGTCGCGTCGCCGAACGCGCGGGCGTCCCGTTGGGCTCGACCACCTACTACTTCGCCGACCTGGACGAGCTGCGCGCTGCCGGTCTCGGCCTGCTCGCCGACGGGCTGGATGAGGCGGTCGCCGAGATGCGGCGCCAGACCCTCGAAGCCGACGGCGACCCGGAGGTACTCGCCTCGCTCCTGTACGACTACCTCAACGACACCGACCAGTTGCGCGCCGACGCCGCACTGCAAGGTGCGGCGCTGCAGCGACCGGAGCTGCGTCATCTGGAAAGGCGCTGGTCGGACAACGTCGTCGAGCTGCTGTCGACCTGGACCACTCCGAGCAACGCGCGGCTGCTCGCCGCCTTCATGGACGGCGTCGGCATCCACGCGCTGCTCCACGACGAACCGCTGGACCGTCCCACGCTGACCAACGCCATCACCGCCTTGATGCGCCTGCCCGCGGCAGGCGAGGAGAAGAAATGA
- a CDS encoding MFS transporter, whose amino-acid sequence MSTTYNTRPSQTSAGRRWAALAVLSASLLVIAMDMTILNVALPRITEDLAPTAAQQLWIVDVYSLIIAGLLVPVSALADRFGRKRVLLAGYLAFGTASLAILLVDTPGGVIAVRALLGAAGAMIMPTTLSMLRVVFTDPKERATALGVWASVSAVGMAVGPVVGGLLLEHVSWQSAFLVNVPLMVLALVAGLFLLPEYRTPTPPRWDTAGTVASIVGMVALVWSIKHFADKGFGDAVSWAAFTAAVVFLGWFVRRCLRRPDPMLDLKLFRRPPFTAGIVAALASMFALGALMLLVAQWLQFVDGRSPLQAGLALLPAAVAMGIASPLAPALAGRIGARNVLSGGLAIAALGFLVIYLAPSPLGYSWIAVALVLLGGGGSALAVGSAIIMSDTPQEKAGNAAALEETSYELGSVLGVAILGSVAASAYASELDGALTGMDPGQAEAARESLGGALGIATQNGSSDLAAHATAAFVDSLTFTGLVGSLTMLAAAVVAFLLVPRTLQITKQSH is encoded by the coding sequence ATGAGCACCACGTACAACACGCGTCCGAGTCAGACGAGCGCCGGGCGACGCTGGGCCGCGTTGGCGGTCCTGTCCGCGAGCCTGCTCGTGATCGCCATGGACATGACGATCCTGAACGTCGCCCTGCCCCGCATCACCGAGGACCTCGCCCCCACGGCCGCCCAGCAGCTGTGGATCGTGGACGTCTACTCGCTGATCATCGCCGGTCTGCTCGTGCCGGTCAGCGCGCTGGCCGACCGGTTCGGCCGCAAACGCGTGTTGCTGGCCGGATACCTGGCTTTCGGCACGGCGTCGCTGGCCATCCTGCTGGTCGACACGCCAGGCGGTGTGATCGCGGTCCGGGCGTTGCTCGGTGCTGCCGGTGCGATGATCATGCCGACCACGTTGTCGATGTTGCGCGTGGTGTTCACCGACCCGAAGGAACGCGCCACCGCTCTGGGCGTGTGGGCGTCCGTGTCGGCGGTCGGTATGGCGGTCGGCCCGGTTGTCGGCGGGTTGCTGCTGGAGCACGTCTCCTGGCAGTCGGCGTTCCTGGTCAACGTGCCGCTGATGGTCCTCGCGCTGGTCGCCGGGCTGTTCCTGCTGCCCGAATACCGCACGCCCACGCCGCCTCGGTGGGACACTGCCGGGACGGTCGCGTCCATTGTGGGCATGGTCGCGCTTGTCTGGTCGATCAAACACTTCGCCGACAAGGGATTCGGCGACGCCGTCTCATGGGCCGCGTTCACCGCGGCGGTCGTGTTCCTCGGGTGGTTCGTCCGCCGCTGCTTGCGCCGTCCGGATCCCATGCTGGACCTGAAGTTGTTCCGCCGTCCGCCGTTCACGGCCGGGATCGTCGCCGCGCTCGCGTCGATGTTCGCCTTGGGAGCACTGATGCTGCTGGTCGCCCAGTGGCTCCAGTTCGTGGACGGCCGCTCGCCGCTGCAGGCGGGCCTCGCGCTGCTCCCGGCCGCGGTCGCGATGGGGATCGCCTCACCGCTTGCGCCGGCGCTGGCGGGCCGGATCGGTGCACGCAACGTCCTCAGCGGCGGGCTGGCCATCGCGGCACTGGGTTTCCTGGTCATCTACCTGGCGCCCAGCCCGCTCGGCTATTCCTGGATCGCGGTCGCCCTGGTCCTGCTCGGCGGAGGTGGCAGCGCCCTTGCCGTCGGCTCGGCGATCATCATGTCCGACACGCCGCAGGAGAAAGCGGGCAACGCCGCCGCGTTGGAGGAAACCTCGTACGAGCTCGGCAGTGTGCTCGGTGTCGCCATCCTCGGCAGCGTCGCCGCGTCGGCGTACGCCTCCGAACTCGACGGCGCCCTGACCGGCATGGACCCCGGTCAGGCCGAGGCTGCCCGGGAATCCCTCGGCGGTGCGCTCGGAATCGCCACGCAGAACGGTTCGAGCGACCTGGCGGCCCATGCGACGGCGGCCTTCGTCGACTCGCTCACCTTCACCGGGCTCGTCGGCTCCCTGACCATGCTGGCCGCCGCCGTCGTGGCGTTCCTGCTCGTGCCACGGACCCTGCAGATCACCAAACAGTCCCACTGA
- a CDS encoding S1 family peptidase — MMLRSLAAVLSAAIAVVLASTAPALATSAPPDGKGVLYQPDIVGGSPAPAYSFAVSLQSLSGSHFCGASVVHANWAITARHCVAGKSPGSVQARVGSNNRTTGGQVVGVTSITTHPSHDIAVIGLTTVNALYPPIVIAASSGAVGTPTRIMGWGQTCPSPGGCGAPIQLQQLNTSIVADSGCAGINNAQEICTSNPGGVAGACYGDSGGPQVKTAGGAWQLIGATSRSGGGSVCAVAPSIYMDVPHFRPWIQGVTGLPL, encoded by the coding sequence ATGATGTTGCGTTCGTTGGCCGCTGTCCTCAGCGCGGCCATCGCAGTCGTGCTCGCCTCCACAGCCCCTGCCCTTGCCACCTCGGCACCACCGGACGGGAAGGGCGTCCTCTACCAGCCCGACATCGTCGGCGGCTCCCCGGCGCCGGCCTATTCGTTCGCGGTGTCGCTGCAGAGCCTCAGCGGCAGCCACTTCTGCGGCGCCTCCGTGGTGCACGCCAACTGGGCGATCACCGCGCGGCACTGCGTCGCGGGCAAGTCGCCTGGCAGCGTCCAGGCCCGCGTCGGCAGCAACAACCGCACCACGGGCGGGCAAGTGGTCGGCGTCACCTCGATCACCACGCACCCCTCCCACGACATCGCCGTGATTGGTCTGACCACGGTCAACGCGCTGTACCCGCCGATCGTCATCGCCGCGTCGTCCGGCGCCGTCGGCACCCCGACCCGGATCATGGGCTGGGGCCAGACCTGCCCGTCGCCCGGCGGCTGCGGGGCGCCGATCCAGTTGCAGCAGCTGAACACCTCGATCGTCGCCGACAGCGGCTGCGCCGGTATCAACAACGCGCAGGAGATCTGCACCAGCAACCCGGGCGGTGTCGCGGGCGCCTGCTACGGCGACTCCGGCGGCCCCCAGGTCAAGACCGCCGGCGGCGCCTGGCAGCTGATCGGCGCCACCAGCCGGTCCGGCGGCGGCTCCGTGTGCGCGGTCGCCCCGTCGATCTACATGGACGTGCCGCACTTCCGCCCCTGGATCCAGGGCGTCACCGGCCTGCCGCTGTAG
- a CDS encoding SRPBCC family protein encodes MTTIAREVPAAAEDVFAVLSDGWSYAGWVVGNSHIRDVDRNWPDVGSRIHHSVGAWPLQIHDVTEVRVVEPGRYLELDARLWWLGAAVISFRISPLGGQACRVEMSERLARGPAAKLPSAAQAVLLRPRNRESLARLADLAVGRARSTTDGEAAG; translated from the coding sequence GTGACCACCATTGCCCGGGAAGTGCCGGCCGCTGCCGAGGACGTGTTCGCCGTCTTGTCCGACGGTTGGTCCTACGCGGGCTGGGTGGTGGGCAATTCCCACATCCGGGACGTCGACCGGAACTGGCCGGACGTCGGGTCGCGCATTCACCACAGCGTCGGTGCCTGGCCGCTGCAGATCCACGACGTCACCGAGGTTCGCGTGGTCGAGCCCGGTCGCTATCTCGAACTGGACGCTCGCCTGTGGTGGCTGGGAGCGGCGGTGATCAGTTTCCGGATCTCTCCGCTGGGCGGGCAGGCGTGCCGGGTGGAAATGAGCGAGAGACTGGCCCGTGGTCCAGCAGCCAAGCTGCCGTCGGCCGCGCAGGCCGTCCTGCTCCGGCCGCGCAACCGCGAATCCTTGGCCCGGCTCGCCGATCTTGCCGTCGGCCGGGCGCGGTCGACGACCGACGGCGAAGCAGCCGGATGA
- a CDS encoding RICIN domain-containing protein, whose translation MIASAYDNDHLTLEAVIVRMNLLIAVAALAISTMTAPQASADVPNRAGGVSMASVTEGSTRVYLARKNTTKCLESANNAGHDGARVQQWQCQDQPGAYWLLNFHHWDTDGWPVLFLQHSAHPDKCLAIGNNSTANGANAELRTCQGQPGAYWKGFNTHDGFTAYQNMNSLKCLEIFNGSPNNGAVAQQWTCADQDWAKWNTVAKG comes from the coding sequence GTGATTGCCAGTGCTTACGACAATGATCACTTGACATTGGAGGCAGTTATCGTGCGCATGAATCTCCTCATCGCTGTGGCCGCGCTGGCCATATCGACCATGACGGCCCCGCAGGCCTCTGCCGATGTACCAAACAGAGCTGGCGGCGTCTCGATGGCCTCGGTCACCGAAGGGAGCACAAGGGTCTACCTGGCCAGAAAGAACACCACGAAATGCCTGGAAAGCGCGAACAACGCCGGTCACGATGGGGCACGGGTGCAACAGTGGCAGTGCCAGGACCAGCCAGGCGCCTACTGGCTGCTGAACTTTCACCACTGGGACACAGACGGGTGGCCGGTCTTGTTCCTCCAGCACTCAGCTCATCCCGACAAGTGCCTCGCGATCGGGAACAACAGCACGGCCAACGGCGCCAACGCGGAACTCAGAACCTGCCAGGGACAACCAGGCGCCTACTGGAAGGGGTTCAACACCCACGACGGCTTCACCGCGTACCAGAACATGAACAGCCTGAAGTGCCTCGAGATCTTCAATGGAAGCCCCAACAACGGCGCTGTGGCACAACAGTGGACCTGCGCAGACCAGGACTGGGCGAAATGGAACACGGTTGCCAAGGGCTAG
- a CDS encoding cytochrome P450 codes for MDELETLDDLRARHGSIFQRRPGVFYVSEPAEAKAVLANTGSRYREHSDFFQTSKGILGPRSAQQEIGRAARNLLRDHWIARSDRLAAAVERGIGPESRWPDAGNLFLYKCFRDVLVPRGALSPLLDQVVRYAVLAGARDRRSVLSRAVLRGRVRRALVAELSRRRTRGVRVPADLLDVLAAGAPGEDLVRLAEVYLSFLFAVTGSTGFLLGWSVYLLGTEPEAGGDLAGVVREALRLWPVAWNFGRFPVEPHRLVGTEVTTSDEVVVCGYLVHRDDRFWPDPGKFRPARWSAGMPRGGAEAFIPFGWGTHTCVAAGLAVQVVEDVLRLLPPAELWRVDAHHHRPHIAAALAPPDFTLCTNGSRTGGGR; via the coding sequence GTGGACGAACTGGAGACGCTCGACGATCTTCGTGCCCGGCACGGGTCGATCTTCCAGCGTCGGCCGGGCGTGTTCTACGTGAGCGAACCAGCTGAGGCGAAAGCGGTTCTCGCCAACACCGGGTCGCGGTACCGGGAGCATTCCGACTTTTTCCAGACCAGCAAGGGCATCCTCGGGCCGCGCTCGGCGCAGCAGGAAATCGGTCGTGCGGCGCGGAACCTGTTGCGCGATCACTGGATTGCCCGGTCTGACCGGTTGGCGGCGGCCGTCGAGCGGGGGATCGGGCCGGAGAGCCGGTGGCCGGACGCGGGAAACCTGTTTCTGTACAAGTGTTTTCGTGACGTGCTGGTGCCGAGGGGTGCGCTGAGCCCGCTCCTCGACCAAGTGGTCCGGTACGCGGTGCTTGCTGGTGCGCGAGACCGGCGGTCGGTGCTGTCGCGGGCCGTGTTGCGGGGCAGGGTCCGCCGTGCGCTAGTTGCCGAGCTGTCGCGGCGGCGCACCCGAGGGGTGCGGGTGCCGGCCGACTTGCTGGACGTTCTCGCCGCCGGCGCGCCGGGCGAGGACCTGGTGCGGCTGGCGGAGGTGTACCTGTCCTTCCTGTTCGCGGTCACGGGTTCGACGGGTTTTCTGTTGGGCTGGTCGGTGTATCTGCTGGGCACCGAACCCGAAGCCGGTGGTGACCTGGCCGGTGTGGTGCGTGAGGCGTTGCGGCTCTGGCCGGTGGCCTGGAACTTCGGCCGTTTCCCGGTCGAACCCCACCGCCTGGTGGGAACCGAGGTCACGACGTCGGACGAAGTGGTGGTGTGCGGCTATCTCGTGCACCGGGACGACCGCTTCTGGCCCGACCCCGGCAAGTTCCGCCCAGCGCGGTGGTCGGCCGGTATGCCGCGGGGTGGCGCGGAGGCGTTCATCCCGTTCGGCTGGGGCACCCACACCTGCGTCGCGGCGGGCTTGGCGGTCCAGGTGGTCGAGGACGTCCTGCGGCTTCTGCCGCCAGCCGAGCTGTGGCGGGTCGACGCCCACCATCACCGCCCGCACATCGCAGCCGCGCTCGCACCACCGGACTTCACCCTGTGCACGAACGGTTCCCGCACGGGTGGAGGGAGGTGA
- a CDS encoding phytoene desaturase family protein, producing MTTSAETVDAVVIGAGPNGLVAANLLADAGWQVLVLEAGEEPGGAVRTGEHVAPGFRHDLFSSFYPLGAASPILRGLELDRYGLVWSYAPDVLAHVLPDDRCVVLSRELDRTAASVASFASTDGDAWRAEVHDWHRVRDRLLDALFTPFPPVRAATRLVRTLGAAGSLRLARMVTMPATTYGAERFTGDGARLLLAGNALHSDLGPGEAGSAVFGWLLSMLGQDEGFPVPRGGAGALTAALVRRLTERGGRVACGRSVTKVLVAGGQAMGVADQDGNLVRAGRAVLATVPAPVLYRDLVGERHLPSRFVTALKGFQWDDATIKVDWALSRPIPWRNPEASGAGTVHLGGDLAGLAEFGAALATDRLPDNPFLLLGQMSTADPTRSPAGTESAWAYTHVPHGRVRSRDDLLRIADHLQRIVGNHAPGFADTIIGRHVAGPVDLERQNPNLVGGAVNGGTSAIHQQLVFRPVPGLGRADTPIDRLYLAGASAHPGGAVHGGPGANAAKAALARDGLAGAGYAALIRTLHRNLYR from the coding sequence ATGACGACATCGGCTGAGACAGTCGACGCAGTGGTGATCGGCGCCGGCCCGAACGGGCTGGTGGCAGCCAACCTACTCGCCGACGCGGGTTGGCAGGTGCTGGTCCTGGAGGCCGGCGAGGAGCCCGGCGGCGCGGTTCGCACAGGTGAGCACGTCGCCCCGGGCTTCCGCCACGACCTGTTCAGCTCGTTCTACCCGTTGGGGGCGGCCTCGCCGATTCTGCGCGGCCTCGAACTCGACCGTTACGGGCTGGTGTGGTCGTATGCCCCGGACGTGCTGGCACATGTGCTGCCGGACGACCGCTGCGTGGTCCTGTCCCGGGAACTGGACCGCACCGCGGCCTCTGTGGCGTCGTTCGCCTCCACCGATGGGGATGCGTGGCGGGCTGAGGTGCACGACTGGCACCGAGTCCGTGACCGGTTGCTGGACGCGCTGTTCACACCGTTCCCTCCGGTGCGTGCGGCGACCCGGCTGGTGCGCACGCTGGGTGCCGCCGGGTCGTTGCGGCTGGCCAGGATGGTCACGATGCCGGCCACCACTTACGGGGCGGAACGGTTCACGGGCGACGGCGCGCGGCTGCTTCTTGCCGGCAACGCCCTGCATTCCGATCTCGGGCCTGGCGAAGCCGGCAGCGCCGTGTTCGGGTGGCTGCTCAGCATGCTCGGCCAGGACGAGGGGTTCCCCGTACCCCGTGGTGGCGCGGGCGCGCTGACCGCTGCTCTCGTGCGGCGGCTCACCGAGCGCGGCGGCCGTGTCGCCTGTGGACGGTCGGTCACCAAGGTGCTGGTGGCGGGCGGGCAGGCGATGGGGGTCGCCGACCAGGATGGGAACCTCGTCCGGGCCGGGCGGGCGGTGCTGGCCACGGTCCCAGCGCCGGTGCTGTACCGCGACCTGGTCGGCGAGCGGCACCTGCCGTCCCGGTTCGTCACGGCCTTGAAGGGCTTCCAGTGGGACGACGCGACGATCAAGGTCGACTGGGCCCTGTCCCGGCCGATTCCGTGGCGCAACCCCGAGGCCTCCGGCGCCGGAACCGTGCACCTGGGCGGTGACCTGGCCGGGCTTGCCGAGTTCGGCGCGGCGCTGGCCACGGACCGGCTACCGGACAACCCGTTCCTGCTCCTCGGTCAAATGTCCACCGCGGACCCCACCCGATCACCGGCGGGAACCGAGTCCGCCTGGGCGTACACCCACGTGCCCCACGGCCGCGTCCGCAGCCGCGACGATCTGCTTCGAATCGCCGATCACCTGCAGCGCATCGTGGGAAACCACGCACCGGGCTTCGCCGACACGATCATCGGCAGGCACGTCGCCGGTCCCGTGGACCTGGAACGCCAGAACCCGAACCTGGTCGGCGGAGCCGTCAACGGCGGCACCTCGGCCATCCACCAGCAGCTGGTGTTCCGCCCCGTGCCCGGCCTCGGCCGCGCCGACACACCGATCGACCGGCTCTACCTGGCCGGTGCCTCGGCACACCCCGGCGGAGCTGTGCATGGTGGCCCTGGTGCCAACGCCGCCAAGGCGGCGCTCGCTCGGGACGGCCTGGCTGGAGCGGGTTATGCCGCGCTGATCCGCACACTGCACCGGAACCTGTATCGATGA
- a CDS encoding DUF4303 domain-containing protein, with the protein MTAPSEADLTDALTEAVRAAVTDLYRDHPGHTFCFVTLTTPGEAFGPALSAWSHEALAHRPDAGDVRYSYADSPFSIVGEVHLAPVRELFAARPEVFDIAADAASEAEFELRLRAIEAALGRLDAEGLFGTGEVRANVLVLAEVIPGDPGNIDRARRLNPPGPALDAWLASWTDDEN; encoded by the coding sequence TTGACGGCTCCCTCCGAAGCGGATCTGACCGACGCCCTCACCGAAGCGGTTCGCGCGGCCGTCACGGACCTGTACCGCGACCACCCCGGCCACACCTTCTGCTTCGTCACCCTGACCACGCCCGGCGAGGCGTTCGGTCCGGCCCTCTCCGCCTGGTCACACGAGGCGCTGGCGCACCGTCCGGACGCAGGCGACGTCCGCTACTCCTACGCCGACTCACCGTTCTCGATCGTGGGTGAGGTGCATCTGGCGCCGGTCAGGGAACTGTTCGCCGCCCGGCCGGAGGTGTTCGACATCGCCGCCGACGCCGCATCCGAGGCGGAGTTCGAACTGCGGCTACGAGCGATCGAAGCGGCGCTGGGCAGGCTGGACGCCGAGGGACTGTTCGGCACCGGCGAGGTTCGCGCGAATGTGCTGGTGCTGGCTGAGGTCATCCCCGGCGACCCCGGAAACATCGACCGGGCCCGGCGGCTCAACCCGCCAGGACCCGCACTGGACGCCTGGCTGGCCTCCTGGACCGACGACGAGAACTGA